The Desulfovibrio aminophilus sequence ATCAACTGCGGCCAGTGCCTGGTGAACTGCCCCTACGGCGCCATCTACGAGGAAGTCTCCTTCGTGGACGACGTGTTCAAGGCGCTGCAGGACCCGGACACCGTGGTGGTGTCCATGCCCGCCCCGGCCGTGCGCTACGGCCTCGGCGAGGCCTTCGGCATGCCCGCCGGCGCCTACGTGGGCGGCAAGATGCACGCGGCCCTGCGCAAGCTCGGCTTCGACCACGTCTGGGACAACGAATACACCGCCGACCTGACCATCATGGAAGAGGGCACCGAGCTGATCAACCGCATCAGCAAGCCCGACCACCACTACCCGCTGCCGCAGTTCACGTCCTGCTGCCCGGGCTGGGTGAAGTTCATCGAGAGCTTCTACCCCGAACTGCTGCCGCACCTGTCCACCTGCAAGTCGCCCATCGGCATGCTCGGCCCGTTGTCCAAGACCTACGGCGCGCAGCAGACCAAGACCGACCCCAAGAAGATGTACACGGTTTCGATCATGCCCTGCATCGCCAAGAAGTACGAAGGGCTGCGCCCCGAGCTGGCGGCCAGCGGCTACCGCGACATCGACGCCACCATCACCACCCGTGAGCTGGCGTACATGATCAAGAAGGCGGGCATCAACTTCGCCAAGCTGAAGGACGAGGCCCCCGAGCCGGTCCTGGGCGAGTCCACCGGCGCGGCCACCATCTTCGCCACCAGCGGCGGCGTCATGGAAGCGGCCCTGCGCCTGGCCTACGAGGTGCTCTCCGGCGAGAAGCTGAAGAACCCGGACATCAAGGCCGTGCGCGCCCACGAGGGCATCAAGACGGCGGCCGTGAACGTGCCCAAGTTCGGCGAGGTGCGCGTGGCCGTGGCCAGCGGACTGCAGAACGCGGCCAAGCTCTGCGAGGAAGTCAAGGCGGGCAAGTCCCCGTACCACTTCATCGAGATCATGACCTGCCCCGGCGGCTGCGTGAACGGCGGCGGCCAGCCCCTGGATCCGAATCTCCGCGTGGCCGAATGCGGATCCAAGCTGTTCGCGGAACTGAAGACCCGTTTCAGCGGGAAGAACAACGGGTAGGCAGGAGGACGACATGAGCAAGGCACTGGACATCACCCGCCGGAACTTCCTGAAGTTCGCCGGCGCCACCACGGCCGTGGCCCTGGTGGGCTTCAACTTCGTCAG is a genomic window containing:
- a CDS encoding [FeFe] hydrogenase, group A, with the protein product MLEMEKVLMKGTAPKNADPNAFSMVQVDAAKCQACGTCDEVCPTGAIQASGPEDKRKVLDPAVCINCGQCLVNCPYGAIYEEVSFVDDVFKALQDPDTVVVSMPAPAVRYGLGEAFGMPAGAYVGGKMHAALRKLGFDHVWDNEYTADLTIMEEGTELINRISKPDHHYPLPQFTSCCPGWVKFIESFYPELLPHLSTCKSPIGMLGPLSKTYGAQQTKTDPKKMYTVSIMPCIAKKYEGLRPELAASGYRDIDATITTRELAYMIKKAGINFAKLKDEAPEPVLGESTGAATIFATSGGVMEAALRLAYEVLSGEKLKNPDIKAVRAHEGIKTAAVNVPKFGEVRVAVASGLQNAAKLCEEVKAGKSPYHFIEIMTCPGGCVNGGGQPLDPNLRVAECGSKLFAELKTRFSGKNNG